A stretch of DNA from Candidatus Rokuibacteriota bacterium:
CCAGCTCGAGCCTCACGCCCGGTCGACAGCGGCGGCCGGGACGGACCATGGCCTCCCAGCGACCTTCCGCCTGTTCGCGCAGCAACAGCAGCTCCACGGCACGGCCGTCGTTGGCGAGCGTGCCCAGGAGCCGGGCGGGGATCACCCGGCTGTCGTTCCAGACGAGGCAGTCGCCGGGGCGCAGGAGATCGGGTAGCTCGCGAAAGCTGCGGTCCTCCCAGCGCCCGCTCGCACGGGTGACGCTCAGGAGGCGGGAGGCGTCGCGCGGCGAGACCGGTTCCTGGGCGATCAGCTCGGGTCGCAGGGGGTAGTCGAAGAGCGAGGCGTCCGTCACGGCAAGACCCCGGGCGCGCCTATGCGGACGCGGCGGCCCGGCGCGAGGCGGAGGCCGAGAGCGCCGGCAGCACCGCGAGCTGCCGCGAGGCCTCCGGCGTGAAGCGGAGCAGGCAGCGGAAGGCCGCCACATGCGCGGCGGCATCGCTCTCCGGCGCCACGTAGAGGGCGGCGATCAGGTCCCGCCACCGGAGCAGCTCCCGTCTCAGGGGGCGGCGCGCCTGCACCTGGATGGTCAGGTCCGCGAGCTCGAGCACGCGCTCGTACGAGTGCTGCAGCCGCCCCCGGTCTCGCGCCTCCACGAGCTTCCCCGCCCGGTTCATCTCGTTCCCGATCATGAGCACCTGCTGGTCGAGCGAGAACGCCGCCCACCGCTCGGGCGTCAGCGAGGCGTGCTGCGCCACCTCAGAGGTCCTCCCCCTCGCCGATCAGCGCGAACGTCAACTCGCGGATCCGCTCCCGCACCCCTTCGTCCTGCACTTCCATGCCGGGGTTCCCTCGCGAAGGCCGGATGTTGATGAGCGACGTGAACTCAATGCAGCCGTCGCGTCGCCGCCCCGGGTAGTAGTTGGCGCCCCACAGGTCGCCTTGGCGACTGTCCGCCTCCAGGAGCAGCTGCTCGGCGTCGGCGTGCAGCTCGCCGCCGATGGCGACGACCCCTCGTTCCACGTCCGCCACGTACTTGATCATATCGCCGAAGAGCCGGGCGAGGCGGATGAGCTCCGCGCGTTCGATCCTGCGCGTGAGCACGAGGATCCGGGCAGGCTCGCTCTCCATGGTCTCGTCGGTTATACCGCAAGAGGGCCTCCGGGAGACAGCCGGTTTGGCTTGTCAGGCGCGGGGCACTTGCGACAAGATATCGCCTAGTCCCGGGGGGGGTGACTCGATGGGCAGGCTCGACGGGCAGGTCGCGGTGATCACCGGCGGTGCCAACGGCATCGGCCGCGAGACGGCGCTCAGGTTCCTCGACGAGGGGGCGCGCGTGGTGATCGCCGATCTCAACGCGCGCAACGCCGAGGCCGTCCTGGAGCGGGCGGCGTCGCGCGGGCACCGCGACGCCATCCGCTTCGCCCGGACCGACGTCGCCGAGGAGCGGGACGTCGAGGCGATGATCGGCGGCGCAGTGGAGGCCTTTGGCGGGCTGGACTGTGTGTTCAACAATGCAGGGATCGGCGGCGCCTTCGGCCCGATCACCGAGACCCGGGTCGGGGAGTGGGACTTCACGCTGGGCGTGCTGCTGCGGGGGGTGTTCCTGGGCATGAAGCACGGGGCGCGCGTCATGAAGGCCCAGGGCCGGGGCGGCTCGATCATCTCCACGGCCTCGGTGGCCGGCTTCGCCGCCGGTGGCGGGGCCCACTGCTACTCGGCCGCCAAGGCCGCGGTGATGAACCTCACGCGGACGGTGGCCGTGGAGCTGGCGCCCCACCGGATCCGCGTCAACGCCATCGCCCCCGGCCCGCTGATGACGGATCTCTTCCACCGGGGAAGCCAGGCCGCCGCCGAGCAGACCATCCTGGACAAGCAGCCCTGGCCGGATGTCGGCCGGGGGGAGGACGTGGCCGGCGTCGCGCTCTTCCTCGCTTCGGCGGATGCGCGCTTCGTCACGGGCGAGACCGTCGTGGTGGACGGTGGTCTCCTGGCGCGCGGGCCGGCCGTCTTCGGCAGCGGCGCCGACAGCCCCCTGCTCAAGGCCGCGGGGCTGGACAGGGGCTCCACGGGCGAGCCATCCGAGGTGCGCCGCGTTGAACGCTGAGGGGAAGTGCGAGCTGCTGCGGACCATGCTCCTCATCCGCCGTCTCGAGGGGGCATGGGTAGAGGCCTATGTCCAGGAAGAGATCGGCGGGATCCCGCCGGCGCTCTCCACCGGTCAGGAGGCCGTGGCCGCCGGCGCCTGCGCGGCGCTCGGACCGGGCGACTTCGTCTTCACCACCCATCGCGGCCTGGCTCCGCAGGTCGCGCGCGGGCTCGACCCCGACCGCATCATGGCGGATCTCTACTGCCGGTGCGGGGGCTACAACAAGGGCAACTCCTACCACGTGACCGACATGAGCCGCGGCGTCGTGGGCATGGGCGGCATCGTGGCGGCCCAGGTCCCCGTGGCCGCGGGGATGGCGCTGGCGCAGAAGATGCGGGGCACGGACCGCGTCAGCCTGGCCTTCTTCGGCGACGGCGCGGCCAACGAGGGGGCCGTGCACGAGAGCGCCAACCTGGCTGCCATGTGGACGCTGCCGCTCATCCTCCTCTGCGAGAACAACGGCTACTGCATCTCCCAGCCCGTGGCGGTGGCCGTGAAGGCGTCCTCCATCGCGGCCCGGGCCGCAGGCTACGGCCTGCCCGGCCTCGTCGTGGACGGCAACGATCCGCTCGCCGTGCTTGAGGCCGTCGGCGCCGCGGTGGCCCGGGCGCGGGCGGGGGGCGGCGCCACATTCATCGAGGCCAGAGCCCTGCGGCTCGGCGGCCACCTCGCCCACGATCCGCAGAGCTACCGCAGCAAGGAGGAGATCGCGGCCGCGTGGGAGCAGTGCCCCATCAAGCGCTTCCGCGAGCGGCT
This window harbors:
- a CDS encoding glucose 1-dehydrogenase codes for the protein MGRLDGQVAVITGGANGIGRETALRFLDEGARVVIADLNARNAEAVLERAASRGHRDAIRFARTDVAEERDVEAMIGGAVEAFGGLDCVFNNAGIGGAFGPITETRVGEWDFTLGVLLRGVFLGMKHGARVMKAQGRGGSIISTASVAGFAAGGGAHCYSAAKAAVMNLTRTVAVELAPHRIRVNAIAPGPLMTDLFHRGSQAAAEQTILDKQPWPDVGRGEDVAGVALFLASADARFVTGETVVVDGGLLARGPAVFGSGADSPLLKAAGLDRGSTGEPSEVRRVER
- a CDS encoding thiamine pyrophosphate-dependent dehydrogenase E1 component subunit alpha, producing MNAEGKCELLRTMLLIRRLEGAWVEAYVQEEIGGIPPALSTGQEAVAAGACAALGPGDFVFTTHRGLAPQVARGLDPDRIMADLYCRCGGYNKGNSYHVTDMSRGVVGMGGIVAAQVPVAAGMALAQKMRGTDRVSLAFFGDGAANEGAVHESANLAAMWTLPLILLCENNGYCISQPVAVAVKASSIAARAAGYGLPGLVVDGNDPLAVLEAVGAAVARARAGGGATFIEARALRLGGHLAHDPQSYRSKEEIAAAWEQCPIKRFRERLLGEGLLTTEACAEMEARVEREVTAAVGFARQSPFRDPAEAFEDLWA